Genomic window ([Empedobacter] haloabium):
GCTGGCTGTGCATCGCCATGGTCGTCATCTCATCCGTTCCGGTCCTTTGGCTGCCTAATAACTCTATCAAGGAAGAAAAATGAAACAGCTCCTCGCTCGTCTGATCTTGCTCGCCTGCAGCCTTGCTGCCGGTACCGTGCAAGCCGTACCCGTCACTTTCACCACTGTTTCCACCGGCGATGCGGGGGAATTCGACTTTTACTCGGGGGACCGCGGTTTAGGCACTTTCCAAGGTATCGGGCCGTACACGCTGACTGTGAGCGGATCGATCGACAATGCCGAGTCATGGCAAAGGACTGTTCTCGACATTACGTTGACCGTCAACGGCAAGACGAATCGCATGCAGGCGGAAGGGGTAGCTGTCACCACGCTTGCCACCCGCCACGATGGGTCAGGCAGTGCCACAACGGTGCTGAGCCAGAGCTTCACATCGCCCTACAACGAGTACGGCCCGGTGTTCTACTTCCACCATTCATTCAGATTTGATCCGCAGGTTCTTGGCACGTCGCTGCCGTCTGACACGGGCGATGCGCCTCTGCAGAGCCTGGGCGGAAGCTTTTCGCTGAGCTTCGAATACAACAATGATGCTTCCGGCTTCGTGTTCGGCACCGCTTCGGGCAACTACGACCACGGCACGTTACAGGTCATCGGCGCGGTACCGGAGCCGGCATCATATGCGACGTTGCTCGTCGGGCTGGCACTGGCCGGCGCGTTTGCCAAGCGCCGGGCGCCAGGCACAGGGTGCCTCAAGGACGCTTCCCTGACAGGCTAGTCCATCTTCTCGGCCAGCACGGTCGCCCGACAAACGTTGTACTGCCCCGCCACCTGGATCAGCTTAACCGTCGTCGCGCCAAACGACGGATCATTGAGCGGGGTCAGCTCCGGACACGACGCTGTCACCAGTGGCTCCGGCCCGACCGGTGATGGCCTCGTTGATGTTGCGCAGCTGGTCAGGATCATGGCGGCAATCGCGATACACAGGATTGTCGCGCACGATCGTCTCGACACGGCCTTGAACGGTGGTGTTGCGCACCACGATTTTTGATATGGCATCTGCTGCCCCTTCCATTGCGAGTTTGCGGGTTTCGACAGTGGCTTTGTCGACGGCGGACTGCTTGGCGATCTCGCCGTCGCGGCCAACGCCGGTGCCGTACCAGAAGGCCCCAGCCGCCGACGCCAGCCAAAGCACGCCGGCGCCCAGAAGAACGTACGGGTTCATGACAGCACCGCCAGGCAGTGCCGCGTTAGGCTCAGCCGCTTGTCGTAGCCGATCGAATCGCCCACTCGCTCGGTGCCGTGGCCCAGGTTGATCAGGTCCGAGATCGCGTCCACGTTGCCGGCGTCGGCCAGCTTGTTGCAGCCGATCTTCCACCAGAACCAGGCCGCCGACAGCGCGGCGCCGGGCACCGTCTCCAGCCAGGCCCAAACATGCCGATCACAGCCAGCGCGCCGGCCACCTCTCGGTGCGCGTTCCGGCCGGTCAATTGGAACATCTACCAGCGCGAAGGCGACAGCCTGGCCGGCTTCCCCGCCGAGTTCCTGACGCTGTTCCAGCTCGAGCAGCGGCTGGCGGCGGCCCGAGCGGCGCAGCAGGACGCAGGCGGCGCAGGAGCAGCCCAAGAGTGCAAGTGCAGCGAAAAACCGCAGGTGCTGCAGGTGCCGCTGACGGAAGTCATCGTCGAGGCCGCACACGCTGCGGACGCGACAGGCCGCATCGCCCTGACGTACACCGACCAGGCCGGCCTCGATCGCGCGACCGGCATCGCAAAGGACTTTGTACGCGAGCTAGTCAGCACCCACCGCGCGTTGCAGCAGGCCGTCGAGCAAGACCCGCCGACCGGCGTGAGCGTGGCCGAGCTGACGCAGTTGCGGCGCGACCTGGAGCGCTCCGCGTGCTGGGGCACGGCTGAAGCCGCTGACGTGTGCCGCCGGGCCGGCAACGTCATTGAGCGGCTCCTGGGCGGCCTGAGCGCGTCCCAGCTGGCGCCCGTCGCGCGAGCGGCAAACTGAACGAACCGGAGTACTTGATGAAACCGATATACGTTGAGCTGGAGGATGTCGCCAGCCTGGTGACGCTGGCAGCCACCACCATCCAGCGCCTGGTACGCGAA
Coding sequences:
- a CDS encoding PEP-CTERM sorting domain-containing protein, translating into MKQLLARLILLACSLAAGTVQAVPVTFTTVSTGDAGEFDFYSGDRGLGTFQGIGPYTLTVSGSIDNAESWQRTVLDITLTVNGKTNRMQAEGVAVTTLATRHDGSGSATTVLSQSFTSPYNEYGPVFYFHHSFRFDPQVLGTSLPSDTGDAPLQSLGGSFSLSFEYNNDASGFVFGTASGNYDHGTLQVIGAVPEPASYATLLVGLALAGAFAKRRAPGTGCLKDASLTG